A genome region from Carya illinoinensis cultivar Pawnee chromosome 2, C.illinoinensisPawnee_v1, whole genome shotgun sequence includes the following:
- the LOC122301678 gene encoding uncharacterized protein LOC122301678, whose product MDKSWMQLTDRLLSTQYAEGVQQFISQARNHAVGTNCTRCPCRDCYNNIFLPIEEVETHLFINGINPNYHRWIFHGEEEILDVSDEDQTGPYSDEDDYIDDMKQMLGDIREATFMNTQSDNAGPSTQPPMTEANTSFSFDKLLDDARQPLYQGCKQFSKLSFIVKLLHIKTIGGWSIKSFDLLLNLLRSAFPNALLPRSYEESRSLQWGLGFNYHKIHACPNDCVLFWKENADKDECPKCKAPRWLADAQGNRLIPQKVLRHFPLMPRLQRLYMSTKISADMRWHKEQRATNDSIMRHPADSVVWNIFDKDHSWFAEDARNVRLGLASDGFNPFNNLAKPYSIWPVILVPYNLPPWLCMKEQFFITSLIIPRPRSPGNDIDVYLQPLVDELKELWENGVHTYDAYKKETFTLHAALIWTINDFPAYGNLSGWSTKGKLACPACNASTDSKWLKFGRKHSYMGHRRFLPTNHPWRKKKAAFDGCEDHRMPPSILSGPDIVSQLTLLGDVEFGKCFKKRKRTAQELNWTKRSIFFSLPYWSTLKLRHNLDVMHIEKNICDSILGTVMNIPGKSKDNINSRRDLATLGIRKELHLTHQGDRCSMPHACFTLYGHERKAFCEWLADVKFPDGFAGNISRCVDVGDCKISGLKSHDCHVFFQRLLPIAVGGGV is encoded by the coding sequence atggacaaaagttggatgcaaCTGACCGATAGACTGTTGTCGACACAATATGCGGAAGGGGTCCAACAGTTTATCTCTCAAGCACGAAACCACGCAGTTGGAACTAACTGCACTCGCTGTCCATGTCGGGATTGCTATAATAATATCTTCCTCCCTATAGAAGAGGTGGAAACACACTTGTTCATAAATGGGATTAATCCAAATTACCACCgttggatatttcatggggaggaagAAATCTTGGATGTCAGTGATGAGGACCAAACTGGGCCATATAGTGATGAAGATGACTATATTGATGACATGAAGCAGATGCTAGGTGACATTAGGGAAGCCACGTTCATGAATACACAATCAGACAATGCCGGACCTAGCACCCAACCACCTATGACTGAGGCAAACACTTCCTTCTCATTCGACAAGCTATTGGATGATGCCCGGCAGCCACTTTACCAGGGGTGTAAACAGTTTTCGAAGCTCTCATTTATTGTGAAGCTGTTGCACATTAAAACTATCGGGGGTTGGTCAATAAAGTCATTTGACCTTCTCTTGAATTTGTTAAGGTCTGCATTTCCCAATGCTCTTTTGCCGAGATCATATGAAGAGTCACGGTCACTTCAGTGGGGGTTGGGTTTCAATTACCACAAAATCCATGCTTGTCCTAATGATTGTGTActattttggaaggaaaatgccgaTAAGGATGAGTGTCCAAAATGCAAGGCCCCTAGGTGGTTGGCCGATGCACAAGGGAATCGTCTAATCCCTCAAAAGGTGTTGCGTCATTTCCCTTTGATGCCAAGGTTGCAACGCCTCTATATGTCTACTAAGATATCCGctgatatgagatggcataaagagcaacGAGCTAcaaatgattccatcatgagaCATCCTGCTGATTCAGTTGTGTGGAACATATTCGACAAAGATCATAGTTGGTTTGCTGAAGATGCTCGTAATGTCAGGCTTGGTTTAGCAAGTGATGGCTTCAATCCTTTCAACAACCTTGCAAAACCTTATAGCATATGGCCCGTTATCCTCGTGCCATATAACTTGCCTCCGTGGTTGTGCATGAAAGAGCAATTCTTCATCACGTCGCTCATTATTCCTAGGCCAAGATCGCCaggaaatgatattgatgtaTACTTGCAGCCTTTGGTTGATGAGTTGAAAGAGCTTTGGGAGAATGGCGTGCATACATATGATGCCTACAAGAAGGAAACCTTCACTTTGCATGCGGCTTTAATCTGGACAATAAATGACTTCCCTGCATATGGAAATCTGTCTGGATGGTCAACTAAAGGAAAATTGGCATGTCCCGCTTGCAATGCTAGTACAGATTCCAAGTGGTTGAAATTTGGCCGGAAGCACAGCTACATGGGACATCGTCGGTTTTTACCAACAAACCACCCGTGGCGGAAAAAAAAAGCTGCTTTTGATGGTTGTGAGGATCACCGGATGCCTCCAAGTATATTGTCAGGTCCAGATATTGTAAGTCAACTCACTCTTCTTGGGGATGTGGAATTTGGCAAATGCTTTAAGAAGAGGAAACGCACTGCTCAAGAGTTGAACTGGACTAAGCGAAGCATATTCTTCAGCTTACCATATTGGTCAACACTTAAGCTTCGACATAATCTAGacgttatgcatattgagaagaacataTGCGACAGCATACTTGGCACAGTAATGAACATTCCCGGAAAAAGTAAAGATAATATAAACTCTCGCCGTGACTTGGCGACCTTGGGTATAAGAAAGGAGTTGCATTTGACGCATCAAGGTGACCGGTGTTCGATGCCACATGCATGTTTTACTCTATATGGCCATGAGAGAAAAGCTTTTTGTGAGTGGTTGGCTGACGTTAAATTTCCAGATGGGTTTGCGGGAAATATTTCACGCTGTGTTGATGTTGGTGATTGCAAGATTTCTGGGTTGAAAAGCCATGACTGCCATGTTTTCTTCCAAAGACTACTCCCTATTGCAGTGGGGGGGGGTGTTTAA